The Glaciimonas sp. PCH181 nucleotide sequence TTTTCCGCACCTCGGCTAACGATACGATTCAATCGAAAATGATTGTCGACGAAGCCGTTGGTCGTCAGAAATTTACCAAAGTCGCCATTCTGGCTGACTCTACCAACTACGGCCAACTCGGTCGTGAAGATTTGGAAAAAGCACTTGCCGAAAAAGGTATTAAGCCGGTTTCTGTAGAAAAGTACAACCTGAAAGATGTCGATATGACCGCACAACTGCTCAAGTCCAAGCAGGGTGGCGCGCAAGTGATATTGACTTACGGGATTGGTCCAGAGTTGGCGCAAATCGCAAATGGTATGGAAAAGCTCAACTGGAAAGTGCCAATTATCGGCAGCTGGCCGCTATCGATGGGTAATTTTATAGACAATGCGGGCAAAAATGGCGATGGTGCCCGTATGCCGCAGACCTTTATTCAGGATGGCAATACCCCTAAGCGCAAGACCTTCATCGCGGCCTATCAAAAAGCCTACAAGACTGACCGGATGCCTTCCGCAGTCTCTGCGGCGCAAGGCTACGATTCGATCACTCTGCTGGTTGCCGCGATCAAGCAAGCAGGAACAACAGATGGTCCAAAAGTGCGGGAAGCGCTGGAAAATCTGAAAGAGCCGATGGAAGGCGTCATCACTACCTATAAACAGCCTTACACCCATGACGACCATGAGGCGATCAAGCCAAATATGGTGATGATCGGTGAGGTCAAAAATGGCCGTGTTGTGCTAGCCAAGTGACGCTACCAAGATACGTTCATATGAATATGAACGGATATTGACGATAAGGCCAGTCCTTGAGATCCCGGGGCTGGCTTTTTTCTTGCCACATAACGGCACAAATTGTCGCTTTTTTTCGTCATCTTGGATAAAACATCATGGAAATTCTTCTCCAGCTAGTTTTTAGCGGTATCGCGTTAGGCATGATTTACGCGGTCATCGCTTTCGGTTATCAACTTACTTTTGCCACCTCAGGCACGCTGAATTTTGGGCAGGGCGAAGCATTGATGCTGGGCGCGCTGGTTGGCCTCAGCCTGGTCGGCAATATTCACGGCGGTCCCTATTTGAATTACTGGCTGATGATCCCGGTCGTCATTGCGTTTGGTGCGTTACAAGGCGTCGTGGTTGAATGGATCGGCGTGCGTCCGGCCATCAAGATTAAATCTGAATTCGGCTGGATCATGTCAACGATCGCACTCGCGATCATCTTTAAAAATGTCGCTGAAAATATCTGGGGAAAGGACGATCTGACTTTCCCAACGCCATTAACGGCTACACCATTTCAAGTATTTGGCGCTAACGTGCAGCCGATGCAAGTAGTCGTGGTTCTGGGTGCGCTGGCAATGATGTTTGCGGTTGAGATGTTCAATCGCAAATCGATCTACGGAAAAGCAGTAGTTGCGACCGCAAATGATCGGGATGCGGCCGGATTGATGGGCATTAATACCAGCATGGTGATTACGTTCTCCTATGCGTTGTCGTCCGCGACTGCTGCTTTCGCTGGCGTCCTCATTGCACCCTTAACTCTGACCGGCGCAACGATGGGCACCGCGTTAGGTTTGAAAGCATTTGCAGTGGCGATTATTGGTGGATTGACTTCGGGCATGGGTGCCATCGTTGGTGGCCTGATTTTGGGCATTGCCGAAACTTTGACTGGATTTTATATCTCGACCGGCTACAAAGAAGTCCCTGGATTGGTCTTGTTACTCTTGGTATTAGCCATTAAGCCTGCCGGATTATTTGGCAAAACCGCGATCAAGAAGGTGTAAAGATGAAAAAAAAATCATTTGCACTAGCCTTGCTGGGTATCGTCGCTCTGGGGATTTTTCCGCTGGTGTTTCATAACCCGTATTACATCCATCTCGCAGAAACCATTCTGATTTACGCCATTTTGTTGTTTGGTCTGGATATTGTGGTCGGATATACCGGTCAGGTGTCGCTGGGCCATGCCGGTTTGTTCGGTATTGGCTCCTATACCACCGGCGTACTGGTATTCAAATTAGGTTGGCCGTTTCTGCTGGCGTTGCCCTCCAGTTTGGCAGTAACGGCATTGTTTGGCGCCATTCTGGCACTACCGGCATTGCGCGTTACCGGACCTTATCTGGCGATGGTGACATTAGCATTTGGCACTATCATCGGGATTTTGATTAATGAAATGTCGTTTTTGACCGAAGGCCCGATGGGCATCAAGCTCAGCAAGCCTTCGTTCTTCGGCCATAAACTCGATGAAGTCGAATATTTCTATCTAGTCGCAGCCTTAATGGTGTTGTCGTTATTGATGGTGCACCGGATTCTGAAATCGCATTTGGGGCGTGCTTTTCAAGCCCTGCGCGATAGCCCGATTGCCTCCGATTGTATGGGCGTGTCGGTATATCGTTACAAGGTCTACGCTTTCGTCATCAGCGCTGCCCTGGCTGGTCTGGCAGGGAGTTTGTATGCCTATTCAGAAGAATATATCTCACCGAATACCTATAATTTCGAGCTGACGATTCTGTTCCTGCTGGCAGTCATCATGGGCGGTCGTAAAAGCCGCGCCGGGTCTTTGATTGGTGCATTAATTGTGGTGATGTTGCCGAGTCTGTTATCCGACATCGATTTGTTCCGTCAAATCGCCACTGTTATCGCTGTGGTCGGGGTAGCCGCAGGAGCCTTCTTGTTATTTAAAAAGCGCAAAACCGTTCGTGAGCTGGCCGTGCCTGTATGTGCCACCGTTGGTATGGCGGTTTTCTCGTTTCGGCTGGAGAATATTACCGATTGGCGTTTAACCATCTTCGGGATCATGACGTTGTTCGTTGTGTATTACCTTCAGGATGGCATCGTTGGCTTTGTTCGCGGAATGGTGAGCAAAAAAGGTAAAACGCATCGCTCACCAGTCACAGTAGTATCCACAGTTGAAGATAATGTTTGGGCGGGCAGTACCGGTAATGTCGCAATTGGTACTAATTTACTCAGCGCCAAGAAATTACTGATGCAATTCGGCGGTCTCAAAGCATTGAATCAGGTGGATCTGAATATCGTGAAAGGTTCGGTGCATGGCTTGATCGGCCCCAACGGTTCCGGTAAAAG carries:
- a CDS encoding ATP-binding cassette domain-containing protein; the encoded protein is MKKKSFALALLGIVALGIFPLVFHNPYYIHLAETILIYAILLFGLDIVVGYTGQVSLGHAGLFGIGSYTTGVLVFKLGWPFLLALPSSLAVTALFGAILALPALRVTGPYLAMVTLAFGTIIGILINEMSFLTEGPMGIKLSKPSFFGHKLDEVEYFYLVAALMVLSLLMVHRILKSHLGRAFQALRDSPIASDCMGVSVYRYKVYAFVISAALAGLAGSLYAYSEEYISPNTYNFELTILFLLAVIMGGRKSRAGSLIGALIVVMLPSLLSDIDLFRQIATVIAVVGVAAGAFLLFKKRKTVRELAVPVCATVGMAVFSFRLENITDWRLTIFGIMTLFVVYYLQDGIVGFVRGMVSKKGKTHRSPVTVVSTVEDNVWAGSTGNVAIGTNLLSAKKLLMQFGGLKALNQVDLNIVKGSVHGLIGPNGSGKSTMMNVLTGIYKPTAGVVEFNGRVISGSTPSAIALGGVARTFQNVQLFGEMTATENVLVGLHHTFRSNMLDVMFNSRRYKDEEKAAHVRAASILQFVGLSDLANEEARNLPYGKQRLLEIGRALGLNPELLLLDEPAAGLTAPDIVDLIAIIHKIRDHGITIILIEHHMDVVMTISDTVTVLDFGQKIAEGKPAAVQADPAVIEAYLGGSVGEPDAVASHVTPLTSNEAGT
- a CDS encoding ABC transporter substrate-binding protein, whose product is MTYKTNVFVAAALLTWSLAGNAAEPIKIGVTGPFTGGSAPMGVSMRDGVKLAVADINAKGGVLGRQLQLVERDDEAKNERGVQVAQELINKEKVVATVGFANTGVALASQRFYQEAKIPVMNNVATGSIITKQFVGPENKDNYIFRTSANDTIQSKMIVDEAVGRQKFTKVAILADSTNYGQLGREDLEKALAEKGIKPVSVEKYNLKDVDMTAQLLKSKQGGAQVILTYGIGPELAQIANGMEKLNWKVPIIGSWPLSMGNFIDNAGKNGDGARMPQTFIQDGNTPKRKTFIAAYQKAYKTDRMPSAVSAAQGYDSITLLVAAIKQAGTTDGPKVREALENLKEPMEGVITTYKQPYTHDDHEAIKPNMVMIGEVKNGRVVLAK
- a CDS encoding branched-chain amino acid ABC transporter permease produces the protein MEILLQLVFSGIALGMIYAVIAFGYQLTFATSGTLNFGQGEALMLGALVGLSLVGNIHGGPYLNYWLMIPVVIAFGALQGVVVEWIGVRPAIKIKSEFGWIMSTIALAIIFKNVAENIWGKDDLTFPTPLTATPFQVFGANVQPMQVVVVLGALAMMFAVEMFNRKSIYGKAVVATANDRDAAGLMGINTSMVITFSYALSSATAAFAGVLIAPLTLTGATMGTALGLKAFAVAIIGGLTSGMGAIVGGLILGIAETLTGFYISTGYKEVPGLVLLLLVLAIKPAGLFGKTAIKKV